A DNA window from Bacteroides cellulosilyticus contains the following coding sequences:
- a CDS encoding SusC/RagA family TonB-linked outer membrane protein, which yields MKIKHILLFLMAWVSSMSLAYAQQTVVASGSVMDEKGELLIGVSISVKEVPSMGAITDIDGRFKIGGIKAGHTLVISYVGYDPQEIKMNKSNERMRVVLKESSNVMDEVVITASGKVQKKINVTGAITGVEVATLKTPATSISNMLGGRVPGIISVTRSGEPGKDFSEFWVRGISTFGAGQGALVLIDGVEGNLNTLDPEDIESFSILKDASSTAVYGVRGANGVVLVSTKKGKAGKLNLQVKANAGISYSPRMPKYVRAAEYAALANEAAVTRGRIPVYSDVDVDLFGNHMDPDFHPDVDWRDVILRDYTWNQQYFLSASGGGEVARYYISAGFTTKDAIFKQDKGVNKYNTNVNYNKFNFRANVDVNVTSTTTLSLNEESVIVTQNYPGYGNDSRVLWQAQSNLTPVTVPLMYTTGQAPGYGTDKSNISPYVLLNMTGYRKFYSNDNKITMQLNQDLKMITPGLSIAGLVNINSIGARTQVREKMPAIYYAHGYKRDGTLDLEKISDAVEPYYTNWNDTERRIYWDFRLNYDQTFNKVHKVGALVKAEWSDYEASKYNKLLTAIPKRYNSYSSRFSYSYDDTYMAEFNMGYTGSEAFEKGKKFGWFPAVSIGWAPTQYRFWRNKNNFINYFKIRASYGIVGNDRLTWDDSVRFPYLTLIGYTGSGSWNNGSGLTETQVGSSNLRWEKAKKANIGIDARFFHERFEMTVDFFQDIRSGIYQQRQSVPEEMGLPSLPWANVGEMKSWGMDGHISYTQPLGDNDKYLIVRANYTQSMNKITNFEEDLKKYDYQSAVGYQSGVNRGLIALGLFKDQADIDNSPRQDFGNYLPGDIKYKDVNGDGIVNWDDIVPLKYSYVPQIQYGFATEFNWKNFNVSVLFEGVSRVTYFKGGNMYQPFSGSTAGNVITDFANPANRWISREISGNPATENPNAKYPRLYYGGSSNNSQSSSFWLSDGSYLRLKNVQVSYTLKNQFLKKFGLQKAVISVIGDNLAVWSKEKMLDPAQAGDNGTVYPVQRVYTLQLNLSF from the coding sequence ATGAAGATTAAACATATATTACTGTTTCTCATGGCATGGGTAAGCTCTATGAGTTTGGCCTATGCGCAACAGACTGTGGTAGCTTCTGGTTCGGTTATGGACGAGAAAGGCGAACTCTTAATCGGAGTATCGATTTCTGTAAAGGAAGTTCCTTCTATGGGTGCTATTACGGATATTGACGGTCGTTTCAAGATAGGGGGTATCAAAGCCGGGCATACGTTGGTCATATCCTATGTGGGGTATGATCCTCAGGAGATAAAAATGAACAAGAGCAACGAGCGCATGCGCGTAGTGTTGAAGGAGAGTTCGAATGTAATGGACGAGGTTGTGATTACGGCATCGGGTAAGGTACAGAAGAAGATTAATGTGACAGGTGCCATTACCGGAGTTGAGGTGGCTACGCTGAAAACTCCTGCCACTTCCATAAGCAACATGTTGGGCGGACGCGTTCCGGGCATCATTTCCGTTACACGTAGTGGAGAGCCGGGCAAGGATTTCTCCGAGTTCTGGGTACGTGGTATCAGTACCTTTGGTGCCGGACAGGGAGCTTTGGTGTTGATTGACGGTGTCGAAGGCAACTTGAATACGCTTGATCCCGAAGACATTGAGAGTTTCTCTATCTTGAAGGATGCCTCTTCTACGGCGGTTTACGGTGTACGTGGTGCCAACGGTGTGGTATTGGTAAGTACCAAGAAGGGTAAAGCCGGAAAACTGAATTTGCAGGTAAAGGCAAATGCCGGTATCTCTTATTCTCCTCGAATGCCCAAATATGTACGTGCTGCGGAATATGCGGCACTCGCCAACGAAGCTGCCGTGACACGTGGACGTATTCCTGTCTATTCCGATGTGGATGTGGATTTGTTCGGGAACCACATGGACCCTGATTTTCATCCGGATGTGGATTGGAGGGATGTTATCTTGAGAGATTATACCTGGAACCAGCAATACTTCCTGAGTGCGTCGGGAGGTGGTGAAGTAGCTCGCTATTACATCAGTGCCGGTTTTACGACAAAAGATGCCATCTTTAAACAAGATAAAGGGGTAAACAAATACAATACGAACGTAAACTACAACAAGTTCAATTTCCGTGCTAATGTGGATGTGAATGTCACTTCCACCACTACGCTTTCGCTGAATGAAGAGAGTGTGATTGTTACTCAGAATTATCCGGGATATGGAAACGACAGTAGGGTATTGTGGCAGGCACAATCCAATCTGACTCCGGTGACAGTACCGTTGATGTACACCACAGGGCAGGCACCTGGATATGGCACTGATAAATCGAATATTAGTCCGTATGTATTGTTGAATATGACGGGTTATCGCAAGTTCTATTCCAATGATAATAAAATCACGATGCAGCTCAATCAGGATTTGAAGATGATAACTCCCGGACTGAGTATTGCAGGATTGGTCAACATTAATTCGATAGGTGCGAGAACCCAAGTTCGCGAAAAAATGCCGGCCATTTATTATGCTCATGGTTATAAACGTGATGGAACACTCGATTTGGAGAAAATATCTGATGCAGTGGAGCCCTATTATACAAATTGGAATGACACTGAGCGTAGAATTTATTGGGATTTCCGACTGAATTACGACCAGACATTTAATAAGGTACATAAGGTGGGTGCTTTGGTGAAGGCCGAATGGAGCGATTATGAAGCATCGAAATATAATAAATTGCTGACTGCTATCCCTAAACGATATAATAGTTACTCAAGCCGTTTCTCTTATTCGTATGATGATACTTATATGGCCGAATTTAATATGGGTTACACCGGTTCGGAGGCTTTTGAGAAAGGTAAGAAATTTGGTTGGTTCCCTGCTGTTTCTATAGGTTGGGCTCCCACGCAATATCGCTTCTGGCGTAATAAGAACAATTTTATCAATTATTTCAAAATCAGGGCTTCGTATGGTATAGTAGGTAACGACCGCCTCACTTGGGACGACTCGGTACGTTTTCCCTATCTTACTTTGATTGGTTACACAGGTTCCGGCAGTTGGAATAACGGTTCCGGTTTGACCGAAACGCAAGTAGGTTCCAGCAACCTGCGCTGGGAAAAGGCCAAGAAAGCTAACATCGGTATTGATGCACGTTTCTTCCACGAACGTTTTGAGATGACAGTCGATTTCTTCCAGGATATACGTTCCGGTATTTATCAGCAACGCCAGAGTGTACCGGAAGAGATGGGACTTCCGTCATTGCCTTGGGCCAATGTGGGTGAAATGAAGAGCTGGGGTATGGATGGACATATCTCATATACGCAACCTTTGGGTGACAATGACAAATACCTGATTGTACGTGCCAACTATACACAGTCCATGAACAAAATCACCAATTTCGAGGAAGACCTTAAGAAATACGATTACCAATCAGCCGTAGGATATCAAAGTGGAGTTAACCGAGGCTTGATAGCTTTGGGCTTGTTTAAAGACCAGGCAGATATAGATAATAGTCCTCGTCAGGATTTTGGCAATTACTTGCCGGGTGACATCAAGTATAAGGATGTCAATGGCGATGGCATTGTCAATTGGGATGATATTGTACCTTTGAAGTATTCTTATGTGCCTCAGATACAGTATGGATTTGCCACAGAGTTTAACTGGAAGAACTTCAATGTAAGTGTCCTGTTCGAGGGGGTAAGCCGCGTGACTTATTTTAAAGGTGGAAATATGTATCAGCCATTCTCGGGTAGTACAGCCGGTAATGTGATTACAGATTTTGCCAACCCGGCAAACCGATGGATTTCACGTGAGATCTCAGGCAACCCTGCCACCGAGAATCCGAACGCCAAGTACCCTCGTCTTTATTATGGAGGTAGCAGTAATAATAGTCAATCATCTTCTTTTTGGTTGTCTGATGGTAGTTACTTGCGTCTGAAGAATGTGCAAGTCTCTTATACACTCAAGAACCAATTCCTGAAAAAGTTTGGTCTCCAGAAAGCAGTAATTAGTGTGATTGGAGACAATTTGGCAGTTTGGTCTAAAGAGAAGATGCTGGATCCTGCACAAGCGGGAGATAATGGAACAGTCTATCCTGTCCAGCGAGTGTATACTTTACAGCTTAATCTTTCATTCTAA